Proteins encoded together in one Quercus lobata isolate SW786 chromosome 3, ValleyOak3.0 Primary Assembly, whole genome shotgun sequence window:
- the LOC115980306 gene encoding putative disease resistance protein RGA3: MDWADWVQQVSEIKTQLFSMITSEFKLIANVKEEVPKLESKFRTNQAVLNDAERRRVKEEAVKLWLDKLKEVSDQMKNVLDEWKTATKIVEDNEKKEAATGTAKRRKVWPLFNFDFSVTSLLQHRDIAHKIKELNEKLDEINKEREMYGFELTRSIEEVERPKSTSFVDVSEIPGRGEVKDELVSILLGRGSEEERNPHIISLVGPGGIGKTALAQVAYNDREVQAHFQIKIWVCVSDPFDQCKLAKAILESIDRQTPNMTTLQGLLDGICDKIKGKKFFLVLDDVWTEDFTMWEPFRIALKYGVQGSRILITTRKRKVAEMMRSARRIDLGVLPDDQVEEPSHVS, encoded by the coding sequence atggATTGGGCGGATTGGGTTCAACAAGTTTCAGAAATTAAGACACAGCTTTTTTCAATGATTACTTCAGAGTTCAAGTTGATTGCAAATGTTAAGGAAGAGGTCCCAAAGCTTGAAAGCAAATTCCGTACCAATCAGGCAGTGCTCAACGATGCAGAGAGAAGGCGAGTGAAGGAGGAAGCTGTGAAGCTTTGGTTAGATAAGCTCAAAGAGGTATCCGACCAGATGAAGAACGTGTTGGATGAGTGGAAGACGGCCACCAAGATCGTAGAAGATAATGAGAAAAAAGAAGCTGCAACAGGTACTGCTAAGAGGAGGAAGGTATGGCCCCTTTTCAACTTTGATTTTTCAGTTACTAGTCTTCTTCAGCATCGTGATATTGCTCATAAGATAAAAGAACTGAACGAAAAATTAGATGAGATTAACAAAGAGAGGGAGATGTACGGGTTTGAATTGACAAGGAGCATTGAAGAAGTTGAACGACCAAAATCTACTTCCTTTGTTGATGTGTCTGAAATTCCGGGTCGTGGTGAGGTTAAGGATGAATTAGTGAGCATCCTATTGGGCAGgggtagtgaagaagaaagaaacccCCACATCATCTCTTTAGTGGGCCCGGGTGGTATTGGAAAAACGGCTCTTGCCCAAGTAGCCTACAATGATCGCGAGGTGCAAGctcattttcaaataaaaatatgggtttgtgtttctgaTCCTTTTGATCAATGCAAGCTTGCCAAAGCAATCCTTGAATCTATTGATCGGCAAACACCTAACATGACTACATTGCAAGGTCTATTGGATGGAATTTGTGacaaaattaagggaaaaaagttttttcttgttttagatGATGTGTGGACAGAAGACTTCACAATGTGGGAGCCGTTCAGAATTGCACTCAAATATGGTGTGCAAGGCAGTAGAATTCTAATCACCACACGCAAACGTAAAGTTGCAGAGATGATGAGAAGTGCACGCAGGATTGATTTGGGTGTATTGCCTGATGATCAAGTTGAAGAACCTTCACATGTGTCTTGA